Below is a genomic region from Nicotiana tomentosiformis unplaced genomic scaffold, ASM39032v3 Un00209, whole genome shotgun sequence.
ATGCCTTATATTGATTTCTTGATTGAGGGTTTTAAAGATCTTATGCCTACTGTAACAGAAGATCAACGGTGTGGTATTGCTGCTGTTAAGGCATCTGTAAAATTGGTTTTGTATTTGGGAAACACCGCGAATTATAGCAAGTTTTATGATATTATGGGGTATGTAATGATGAGTTTGTTTATGGCATTAGGTGAGGAAGTTCTTGTGTGTAGTcttcttgaggatttgataatTTTGGCCGGGGCGGACACTGAGTTTTTTAAGGCTCAGATTGATGTTGTAATAGATTCTATGGTGAAAGTAGTAGAGAATTTGGAGTCAAAAGAGAGGACAAGGCAACTTGCTATAGAGTTTGTTTTAACAGTTGCTGAGGATGTTGTTTCTAAGTTGCTTAGTCAGCTAATTGTGATGTTAGTACATATTGAAGATGATCCTAATTGGGGAAATGCAATTGGTCTGATTTCTGAGGGTTGCTCGAAGGTAATACTCTCTTCGTTCCATTATATGTAGCGCTTTTTCCTTTTTAGCAAGTATGTTCTGAAAAGAATGTTATATTTCTGCATTAGGAAACCCTTTAACTTTCAACTTTCCGTCTTACCCTTAGTAGCATGTTCTTATTGTCGTTGAAATGTTATACTAGCATGTTTAGACTACAAGGTCTAAGGGTACTTTTCGGTATGTGTCAAAACTAAAACACTATCAAATAAGATCTCcttaactttgaaatttttattttaaccTTAATGACATGTTCATATAGCCATAGTAAATTTGTTGCATGTTTAGATTACAAGTGCTAAATCTGCTAAGGGTACTTTTAGCATGTGTCAGAAGTAAAACGCCGTCAGACAAGATCTCTTTAACTTCGAACTTTTCATTTTACCCGTAATTACATGTTCATATAGCCATAGAAATGTTATAGCGTATTTAGACTACAAGGTCTAAGGATACTTTTCAGTATGTGTCAAAAGTAAAACACTGTCAAATAAGATCTTCTTAACTTTGAACTTTTCATTTTAACCTTAATGACATTGTTCACATATTGCCGTAGTAAATTTGTTGCATGTTTAGATTACAAGTGCTAAGGGTACTTTGAGTATGTGTCAGAAGTAAAACACCGTAAAATAAACTTTCCATTTCACTCTCAATGACATGTTCATATTGCGATAGAGATGTCATAGCATGTTTAGACTACAAGGTCTAAGGGTATTTTTTGGTATGTGTCAAAAGTAAAATACCGTCAAATAAGATAAAGCAGAGGGAGTAGTTCAACGTTAATTTTTAGAAGGCTATTGAGAGGCGAAAAATGGGCTTAATATAGTTTTTGTATGTGATTTATGGTGTGGAAATTCCAGGCATTGTTGCAGGAGATGAGGCAGCTTGTAGAGACTGTTGTGATGCTAATTCATGATATGCATCCCCGAGTGCGCTGGGCAACAATTCATGCAATCGGTCAGCTTTCAAAGTGTTTGATGACTGTGTTGCCACATTCATCTGGCAGCGGTGTACGTGTATGTAAGAGTAATGACATAAGTTTTTAACAGTCATATCTCTGATGTGATTTGGACTAACAAGTGACTTGCTGAATTGCAGAGAGGAATGACGATGATGAAGGAAGCGGCTCTGGCAACTTTAGCTTTTTTAGCTATTTCATCACAGGTACTTTTGTTTTCATAGGTTCAAAAAGAACTTCCCTTTCGATGTTCTGGTGTTCTAAACTTCTTTTGCCTGGGATATTGTAGGAGGACTCTGCGTACATATATGATTCCTTTATATCTGTCCATTCCTTTATAGCAGGCATATTATAAAAGTTGACTGTGTTTCTTGGAACTGTAAAATAAACTAATATAATGAACTTTTTAGACTTAAATTAGAACCACATAGCGGTAAGCGATATTTAAACCATTAGATTCAGGGCAACTTCATTCCTACAGCAACATCTTGTAGATACAGTTCTTATAgagaaaactgaaaaaaaaaaaaaaaactaccaaCATCAGTTAAGATCCAAAACTGCATTTACTAATGATGTGTCATTTTAGGTCATTTTTGTGCTCATTTCACTGCAAGAAACTCACATGGAGGTAGAAGATCCAATGAGGAGCCTTTTGTTATTATGGAATGATTTGATTCTTGTTTGTCCTGAGGTTTTTATGCCTTATATTGATTTCTTGATTGAGGGTTTTAAAGATTTTATGCCTACTGTATCACAAGATCATCGGTGTGGTGTTGCTGCTGCTAAGGCATCTGTAAAATTGGTTTTGTATTTGGGAAACACCGCAAATTATAGCAAGTTTTATGATCTTATGGGGTATGTAATGATGACTTTGTTTATGGCATTAGGTGAGGAAGTTCTTGTGTGTAGTcttcttgaggatttgataatTTTGGCCGGGGCAGAAACTGAGTTTTTTACGGTTCAGATTGATGTTATAATAGCTTCAATGGTGAAAGTAGTAGAGAATTTGGAGTTAAAAGAGAGGACATGGCAACTTGCTATAGAGTTTGTTTTAATAGTTGCTGAGGATGTTGCTTCTAAGTTGCTTAGTCAGCTAATTGTGATGTTAGTACATATTGAAGATGATCCTAATTGGGGAAATGCAATTAGTGATGATGAAAATGCAGGGGAGTTGAGTATGTGTAGTTATGCTATGGAAAGTTTGGGTAGGTTAGCAATTGCATTGGGAGGAAATGTGATTTTGCCTAGTTGCCTTGAGTATTTgttcagcttcttgtatgatGAAAACTGGAGAATTCGTCATGCTGGTGTTACTGCAATTGGTCTGATTTCCGAGGGTTGCTCAAAGGTATTACTCTCTCCGTTTCATTTTGTGTAGCACTCTTTCCTTTTTAGTGAGTATGTTCTGAAAAATGGGCTTAATTAGTTTTTGTATGTGATTTATGGTGTGGAAATTCCAGGCATTGTTGCAGGAGATGGGGCAGCTTGTAGAGACTGTTGTGATGCTAATCCATGACACGCATCCCCGAGTGCACTGGGCAACAATTCATGCAATTGGTCAGCTTTCAAAGTATCTGAGCCCACATTTTCAAGAGCAATATCATCAACAGATCCTCCCTGCTTTGCGAGAAGTTTTAGATGATTTTGACAATCCTAGGTTGCAGGTACTTCACATCTTTTTCTCTGTATCCTTTACCTTATGCAGAAAGCTATGCTAGTTGAGAATTTACAAGACTTACCTTAAAACTGCTTCAGGATAAAATGTTTACTGTCATCTGGCCAATGTACTAACTCTTTGTTATCTAATAGAGAAATTATTTAGCTACCACCTTTTCAGGTTGGCCTAATTTTACAGATAGTATAATTTACATTCAGCCTTTTGAGCACCTGAACTCTTAACTTTTCACACTTGTCCATTGCAAATACATACCATTGCATACTAATACTATCTCATTTGTACAGATATTAGTGTACAAATGAGATATATAGTGTTTACGTCTGTAAGAGTAATGATGTAATATTAGTGTCTGATGACTGTGTGTTGCCACATTCATCTGGCAGCGGGATACATGTATTTAAGAGTAACGACATAGGTTTTTAACAGTCATATCtctgatatgatttggactaacAAGTGACTCGCTGAATTCCAGAGAGGAATGACGATGATGAAGGAAGCCGCTCTGGCAACTTTAGCTTCTTTAGCTATTTCATCACAGGTACTTTTGTTTTCAGGGTTCCaactgttgttttctttcaatGTTCCGGTTTTCTAAACTTAGTTTGCCTGGGATATTTTAGGAGGACGCTGCATGCATATATGATTCTAT
It encodes:
- the LOC138903946 gene encoding uncharacterized protein yields the protein MPYIDFLIEGFKDLMPTVTEDQRCGIAAVKASVKLVLYLGNTANYSKFYDIMGYVMMSLFMALGEEVLVCSLLEDLIILAGADTEFFKAQIDVVIDSMVKVVENLESKERTRQLAIEFVLTVAEDVVSKLLSQLIVMLVHIEDDPNWGNAIGLISEGCSKALLQEMRQLVETVVMLIHDMHPRVRWATIHAIGQLSKCLMTVLPHSSGSGVRRGMTMMKEAALATLAFLAISSQVIFVLISLQETHMEVEDPMRSLLLLWNDLILVCPEVFMPYIDFLIEGFKDFMPTVSQDHRCGVAAAKASVKLVLYLGNTANYSKFYDLMGYVMMTLFMALGEEVLVCSLLEDLIILAGAETEFFTVQIDVIIASMVKVVENLELKERTWQLAIEFVLIVAEDVASKLLSQLIVMLVHIEDDPNWGNAISDDENAGELSMCSYAMESLGRLAIALGGNVILPSCLEYLFSFLYDENWRIRHAGVTAIGLISEGCSKALLQEMGQLVETVVMLIHDTHPRVHWATIHAIGQLSKYLSPHFQEQYHQQILPALREVLDDFDNPRLQRGMTMMKEAALATLASLAISSQEDAACIYDSIMPYLKVILLTATKDTSRMHLTKSLECLTMIAMAVGNLAILDYVEKVTSALISLQETHMEVEDPMRSLLLQARGRLCKCFGTDFLPYLSVSMLVVLKSAQLKNYLSVSNNSDTEDSDDESMIKVTSGNKKIGIRSALLEGKALACHILCCFAAELKEGQHLWVNEVVSGLVPNLTFKFSQEVRMGAISVMALLLHSADFAVRKGLPVTGCGKPPVQKLFDSIIPALLDALQKESKVQIQARLLDAFNESIQLVATAVGICAKFGGDILKPHTIGLT